One region of Mucilaginibacter gotjawali genomic DNA includes:
- a CDS encoding polysaccharide deacetylase family protein, with product MINIKSCLLFIPLLLAGTSFRPQNTQVWNNKKCAVVLTYDDAIDVDLDNVVPALDSMKLKGTFYIIGSSPVVNKRMGEWRRAAKHGHELGNHSLFHPCDGSLPGRSFVGPDNDLSKYSVARTVDEIRATNSLLKAIDGKDVRTFAYPCGDRKIGDVFFYEQLRNDFAGARGVTPGLQTIDKVDLDNVDCYAINGQTADYMIALVKKAMETHTLLVFLFHGVGGGHNLNVSLKEHSQLLHFIKQNEKDIWVAPMVDVAVRIREYQVANHLKRN from the coding sequence ATGATAAATATAAAAAGCTGTTTACTGTTTATTCCCTTGTTATTGGCGGGGACAAGTTTCAGGCCTCAAAACACACAGGTTTGGAACAACAAAAAATGCGCGGTAGTGCTAACTTATGATGATGCAATTGATGTCGACCTGGATAATGTGGTGCCGGCGCTGGATTCGATGAAACTAAAAGGCACTTTTTACATTATCGGGTCATCCCCTGTGGTAAATAAGCGTATGGGTGAATGGCGCCGGGCTGCTAAACACGGGCACGAATTGGGTAACCATTCTTTATTTCATCCCTGCGACGGCAGTTTGCCTGGCCGCAGCTTTGTTGGCCCTGATAATGATCTGAGCAAATATTCTGTTGCCCGCACGGTAGATGAGATTAGGGCGACTAATAGCTTGCTTAAAGCTATTGACGGCAAAGATGTACGGACATTCGCCTATCCTTGCGGCGACCGTAAAATCGGCGACGTGTTTTTTTACGAACAGCTGAGAAATGATTTTGCCGGCGCAAGGGGTGTTACCCCGGGGCTGCAAACTATCGATAAAGTAGACCTGGATAACGTTGATTGTTACGCCATCAATGGGCAGACGGCGGACTATATGATAGCCCTGGTGAAAAAGGCGATGGAAACCCACACCTTGCTCGTTTTTCTTTTTCATGGGGTTGGCGGCGGGCATAACCTTAATGTCAGTTTAAAAGAGCATAGCCAGCTTTTACATTTTATTAAACAAAACGAAAAGGATATTTGGGTAGCGCCAATGGTGGATGTTGCAGTGCGTATAAGAGAATACCAGGTGGCGAACCATTTGAAGCGCAATTAA
- a CDS encoding SDR family oxidoreductase: MKNVNVVIGAGSIGQAIVRRVSAGKHVLLADIKQENADAAAKTLNDAGFTVTTAVVDVTSRASVHALVELAQTLGEVWGVIHAAGVSPSQASPGTILKVDLYGTALVLEEFGNVIAAGGAGIVIASQSGHRLPPLSIQQNKALATTPTEELLNLPFLQPEKVTDALNAYQLSKRGNSLRVMAEAVRWGKRGARVNTISPGIIITPLANDELKGPRGDGYRRMLSVSPAGRAGTPDEVGTIGALLMGPDGAFITGSDFLMDGGVTAAYWFGDLAPDK, encoded by the coding sequence ATGAAAAATGTAAACGTTGTTATCGGCGCCGGGTCAATCGGCCAGGCTATTGTACGGCGGGTTAGTGCCGGTAAGCATGTGTTGCTGGCAGATATAAAGCAGGAAAATGCGGACGCAGCCGCAAAAACACTGAATGATGCCGGGTTCACTGTAACCACAGCAGTAGTCGACGTGACATCACGTGCTTCAGTTCATGCGCTTGTTGAACTTGCGCAGACGCTCGGAGAAGTATGGGGAGTAATCCATGCGGCAGGCGTTTCTCCTTCCCAGGCCTCACCAGGAACTATCCTCAAAGTTGATCTTTACGGGACCGCGCTTGTGCTGGAAGAGTTTGGCAACGTAATCGCTGCCGGTGGCGCAGGCATTGTCATTGCGTCACAATCTGGTCACCGTTTGCCGCCGCTATCCATCCAACAAAATAAGGCACTGGCCACAACGCCGACTGAAGAGCTGTTAAACCTCCCGTTTTTGCAACCCGAAAAAGTGACGGACGCCCTTAATGCCTATCAATTATCCAAGCGCGGTAACTCTTTAAGGGTGATGGCAGAAGCAGTGCGCTGGGGAAAAAGGGGCGCACGGGTAAATACGATAAGCCCGGGAATTATAATTACGCCTTTAGCAAATGATGAATTAAAAGGGCCGCGCGGTGATGGCTACCGCCGCATGCTCTCCGTATCTCCAGCCGGGCGGGCAGGAACGCCTGACGAGGTTGGAACTATAGGCGCGCTACTTATGGGGCCTGACGGTGCGTTTATCACCGGCAGCGACTTCCTGATGGACGGCGGCGTAACGGCGGCGTATTGGTTCGGCGACCTTGCCCCTGATAAGTAA
- a CDS encoding aldo/keto reductase → MEKRKLGNSGLEVSALGLGCMGLSYGYGPAADKQDAIKLIRRAFELGVTFFDSAEAYGPFENEELLGEALAPFRDEVVIATKFGFKEGKPALGQDSSPARIRIVAEEALKRLKTDRIDLFYQHRVDTAVPMEDVAGTVKDLIAEGKVKHFGMSEAGEQSIRKAHAVQPVAALQSEYSLWWREPEKEIMPTLEELGIGFVPFSPLGKGFLTGAINENTTFDKTDFRNIVPRFTPEARKANQALVELLGKIAQEKQATPAQIALAWLLAQKPWIVPIPGTTRLHRLEENLGGAAVELTANDLANIEAATAQITIEGARYPASLQDRVGK, encoded by the coding sequence ATGGAAAAGAGAAAACTTGGAAACAGCGGCCTGGAAGTATCAGCATTGGGCCTGGGCTGCATGGGATTAAGCTACGGTTACGGCCCGGCTGCTGATAAACAGGATGCTATAAAACTTATCCGCCGGGCATTTGAACTTGGCGTAACGTTTTTCGACAGCGCGGAGGCTTACGGGCCCTTTGAAAACGAAGAACTGCTGGGCGAGGCGCTTGCACCCTTCCGTGATGAGGTAGTGATCGCTACTAAATTTGGATTTAAAGAGGGGAAACCTGCGCTGGGCCAGGATAGCAGCCCTGCACGGATCCGGATAGTGGCCGAGGAGGCCCTGAAACGGCTGAAGACCGATCGCATCGACCTGTTTTACCAGCACCGGGTGGATACCGCCGTGCCGATGGAAGACGTAGCGGGAACGGTAAAAGACCTGATCGCCGAAGGAAAAGTAAAACATTTTGGTATGTCAGAAGCCGGGGAACAATCTATCCGGAAGGCGCACGCTGTGCAGCCGGTAGCAGCACTTCAAAGTGAATACTCTTTGTGGTGGAGAGAGCCCGAAAAAGAAATAATGCCCACGCTGGAAGAATTGGGGATCGGCTTTGTGCCATTCAGCCCGCTGGGTAAAGGCTTTCTGACCGGCGCCATCAACGAAAATACCACCTTTGATAAAACCGATTTCCGTAATATCGTACCCCGCTTTACGCCGGAAGCAAGAAAAGCAAACCAGGCCTTGGTTGAGCTGCTTGGAAAAATTGCACAGGAAAAGCAAGCGACGCCGGCACAAATTGCACTCGCCTGGCTGCTGGCTCAAAAACCATGGATCGTTCCGATCCCGGGCACTACCAGGCTGCACCGTTTGGAAGAAAACCTGGGCGGCGCTGCGGTTGAACTTACCGCTAATGATTTGGCAAATATTGAAGCTGCTACAGCCCAAATTACTATTGAAGGGGCAAGGTACCCGGCCAGTTTACAAGATCGCGTAGGGAAATAA
- a CDS encoding LamG domain-containing protein, producing MKKLKKLKAVFIMAMALAAVFQSCKKSADKPNYSSDKTKLAAETDSLTAVYNAAVEGKQAGDYVPGSKAALQTALSLAKSVVDGQFTQQQVNNAAANLMRAAAQFNVNLIQQISAANLVASWTFNGNPKDVSGNGHDGTLQTGWVGPYGAPAVDGATLPALVADRYGVANNAYHFNNGAYVEVPYDASLRPSSFTICAWIKPDVASNGNYIFSLDRWNGYKFQLQGGDLPFLTVMTSTGDHDQDDGGPSVTLGVWTQVVASFTNGTEKFYINGALVKTANITGDPTTLVSPPPVAIGNELPKSAYNFADPNSPNAYYGGNYFMGSIDDVHLYNKVLSDTEVKSLYTMEQP from the coding sequence ATGAAAAAGCTTAAAAAACTAAAAGCAGTGTTCATCATGGCGATGGCGCTGGCAGCAGTCTTTCAATCGTGTAAGAAAAGCGCTGATAAACCAAATTATAGTTCTGATAAGACCAAACTTGCAGCAGAAACAGATTCATTGACGGCGGTTTATAACGCAGCGGTTGAGGGAAAACAAGCAGGAGATTATGTACCTGGCTCAAAAGCGGCACTTCAAACTGCGCTGTCGTTGGCCAAAAGTGTTGTAGACGGTCAATTTACACAACAGCAGGTTAATAATGCCGCAGCAAATTTAATGCGGGCTGCCGCGCAGTTTAATGTTAACTTGATTCAGCAGATTTCGGCGGCAAACCTTGTCGCCTCCTGGACTTTTAACGGAAATCCTAAAGATGTATCAGGCAATGGCCACGATGGTACTTTACAAACAGGCTGGGTAGGTCCTTACGGCGCACCCGCTGTTGATGGCGCTACACTGCCCGCGTTGGTTGCCGACCGTTATGGCGTTGCCAACAACGCTTATCATTTTAACAACGGCGCTTATGTTGAGGTTCCTTATGACGCGTCGCTCCGGCCGTCGAGCTTTACCATTTGTGCATGGATAAAACCAGATGTGGCCAGCAATGGAAATTACATATTTTCACTGGATCGCTGGAACGGCTACAAATTTCAATTGCAGGGAGGCGACTTACCTTTCCTTACGGTAATGACCAGCACCGGCGACCATGACCAGGATGATGGCGGCCCGTCGGTTACCTTAGGTGTTTGGACGCAGGTAGTAGCAAGTTTTACAAACGGTACCGAGAAATTTTATATCAACGGTGCATTGGTAAAAACGGCTAACATTACCGGTGACCCGACCACGTTGGTTTCGCCGCCGCCTGTTGCCATAGGTAACGAACTTCCAAAAAGCGCTTATAACTTTGCTGATCCCAACAGCCCTAACGCTTATTATGGCGGTAATTATTTTATGGGATCAATTGATGACGTGCATCTTTATAATAAAGTTTTAAGCGATACGGAGGTAAAGTCATTGTATACAATGGAACAGCCATAG
- a CDS encoding RagB/SusD family nutrient uptake outer membrane protein produces the protein MKAKNIYIYLTASLFIISTGCKKVLDQPVLGQYQTSNFFTSDANAILGVNAAYAPLTFTDGASNAIWVLGDLASDDAIKGSSDGDQSDFLSVQNFNINPSNSAVEAVWKRYYDGVFACNVVTDGLATSQPGVSEPVRASVLAQAEFLRAYYYFNLTAAYGKIPLHLKVETPAELQSPALPQAQIYAQIEKDCQAAAAVLPTTWTGADVGRVTKGAALSLLAKTYLFEQKWALAASTAQQVEALGVYSLLPVFADNFRAATKNNAEAVFSIQHTSGLVPYQGNNLNAWFAPRPLNGYGFYLPTQSLVNNFEKAPDGTVDPRLDYTVGRAGHPYFDSAFDPSWTSTGYVSKKHTQPLSEIPVNIRGDGNLNYQAIRFSEVLLIEAEALNESGSSAAALIPLNKVRKRARESYLYDASLPGYGTVPAGLLPDVSITDQSSLRDIIRAERRSELALEFHRFFDIIRYGQAYAAAALSNKPNFNFTTNQFFPIPESEREANLKLGE, from the coding sequence ATGAAAGCAAAAAATATTTATATCTACCTAACCGCATCCCTGTTTATTATTTCAACAGGATGTAAAAAGGTACTGGATCAACCCGTGTTGGGCCAGTACCAAACCAGCAATTTTTTTACCTCTGATGCCAACGCTATTTTGGGGGTAAATGCTGCCTATGCGCCGCTCACCTTTACGGACGGGGCATCAAATGCAATCTGGGTTTTAGGCGACCTGGCTTCAGACGATGCGATAAAAGGAAGCAGTGATGGCGACCAATCTGATTTTTTGAGCGTGCAAAACTTTAACATCAACCCTTCAAATTCGGCTGTTGAAGCTGTTTGGAAAAGGTATTATGACGGTGTTTTTGCCTGTAATGTGGTAACCGACGGCCTGGCGACCAGCCAGCCCGGCGTAAGCGAGCCGGTAAGGGCCTCCGTATTGGCACAGGCTGAATTTTTAAGGGCTTATTACTACTTTAATTTAACTGCGGCTTACGGAAAAATACCTTTGCATTTAAAGGTTGAAACCCCTGCAGAACTACAGAGCCCTGCTTTACCACAGGCGCAAATTTACGCGCAGATAGAAAAGGACTGCCAGGCCGCCGCTGCCGTTTTACCAACCACCTGGACCGGTGCGGATGTTGGGCGTGTAACCAAAGGTGCAGCTTTGTCTTTATTGGCTAAAACCTATCTTTTTGAACAAAAATGGGCCCTGGCGGCATCAACCGCACAACAGGTAGAGGCACTTGGTGTTTATAGCCTGCTGCCGGTTTTTGCCGATAACTTTAGGGCGGCAACCAAAAATAACGCTGAAGCTGTGTTCTCCATTCAACACACAAGCGGCCTTGTTCCGTACCAGGGTAATAATTTAAATGCATGGTTTGCACCGCGGCCATTAAATGGCTACGGATTTTACCTGCCAACACAAAGCCTGGTTAATAATTTTGAAAAGGCACCGGATGGCACCGTTGACCCGCGCCTTGATTATACTGTTGGACGGGCGGGACATCCTTATTTCGATAGCGCTTTTGATCCGTCATGGACCTCAACCGGTTACGTAAGTAAAAAGCACACGCAGCCATTATCCGAGATCCCGGTTAATATCAGGGGCGATGGCAATTTAAATTACCAGGCCATACGTTTTTCAGAAGTGCTTCTGATCGAAGCTGAAGCATTAAATGAGTCGGGTAGCTCAGCGGCAGCGTTAATTCCGCTGAACAAAGTACGTAAACGCGCAAGGGAAAGTTATTTATATGATGCTTCTTTACCCGGTTACGGTACCGTACCTGCAGGTTTATTACCTGATGTAAGTATAACCGACCAGTCATCGTTGCGCGATATTATCCGTGCAGAAAGAAGATCAGAACTTGCTTTAGAGTTTCATAGATTTTTTGATATTATCCGTTACGGCCAGGCTTACGCCGCAGCGGCACTCAGTAATAAACCCAACTTTAATTTTACCACCAACCAGTTTTTCCCGATACCGGAAAGTGAAAGGGAGGCTAATTTAAAATTGGGTGAGTAA
- a CDS encoding SusC/RagA family TonB-linked outer membrane protein translates to MKKTYSYFIISRYEKAIRLATKLAVAFLLAAMVQFSAYAGSPNGSNRVYPAAGSSKNNLPSKSSLTHSQIADIKVTGKVTDASGEGLIGASISLKGGKGLAVTDVNGSFTVTVPESATLVVSYIGYQTQEVAIAGRTQINIVLNALQGNLNEVVVVGYTTQRKKDLTGAVSLINAKDIAAIPVGGVDQILQGKAAGVAVTQNTGAPGDGISVIIRGVGTINGISPLYVIDGVPTQDGINEISPNDIESINVLKDASSAAIYGARAAGGVVIITTKRGKAGKTQISFSAYTGVQTAQNLIKMANNTQYVQAYNTAATNDNRPLISDSLARTLSNVNWLKEILKPAQISNANLSMSGGNETSQYILSANYFSQDGLIQNSSYNRFNLRTAISSTPSKYVKLGTNINLSYSKTRTVGTSGDGYEGAASVVRYALFRTPGTPVYNANGQYVDLPQQNATLGNFLGDGVNPVALANATNDNTYGYTILGDAYAEVDPIKGLKIKSDVGLNWIQTDNKQFFETFGIDRFFNSPNALSQSNAQNLNYNWTNTATYDLALGKSTFKFLAGTELIKQDQQGMSASRTGYVNQTANFQYLDNGTAASQQNGGNEAHLAMFSLFGRVDYQYDNKYLASANFRRDGSSQLDPTSRYENFYSGSLGWRIDREDFMKDVKPISTLKLRASVGQLGNSGIGNYPYTSTFGTSGYYPFGGTTNQGISITSLGNPNVRWETSTQEDVGLDIGFFQNALMLTADYYVKNTTNMLIPLPEPSSGGGQQPFGVGEPEVNAGSVRNSGLELELSYKKVVNNNWSYGLTGNFATLKNEVTSLAGGTPIPGGRIDNNYFGTLTEVGQPIGSFYLLQQEGIFQNAQQVFTHAYQGPGIRPGDVMYKDINGDGVINDKDRSFVGSPIPKFTYGLTANVTYKNFDLSAFFQGVYGNKIYNQVLTDIEGFYRPFNITQRIAENAWTGPGSTNTYPLLSWTDGSNNKMPSTRFLESGSYLRLKNVQLGYKLGANTLKSIGLSAVRVYVSGQNLLTFTKYSGLDPEQYQNNDNAADGPRAVGIDWGTYPSARTITVGVNANF, encoded by the coding sequence ATGAAAAAAACTTACAGTTATTTCATTATCTCCCGATATGAAAAAGCAATTCGTTTAGCCACGAAACTTGCCGTTGCTTTCCTTCTGGCAGCAATGGTTCAGTTTTCGGCATACGCGGGTTCTCCAAATGGAAGCAACCGGGTATATCCTGCCGCCGGTTCGTCCAAAAACAATCTTCCATCAAAATCATCGCTGACACATTCGCAAATTGCGGATATAAAAGTAACAGGGAAGGTGACCGACGCCAGTGGCGAGGGGCTTATTGGCGCATCCATCAGCCTTAAGGGCGGAAAAGGCCTGGCCGTTACCGATGTAAACGGTAGTTTTACGGTAACAGTGCCGGAAAGTGCTACGCTGGTCGTATCCTATATCGGATACCAGACCCAGGAAGTTGCAATAGCAGGCCGCACACAAATAAATATTGTGTTAAACGCGCTGCAGGGCAATTTAAACGAGGTGGTTGTGGTAGGTTATACCACACAACGAAAAAAAGACCTTACCGGCGCTGTATCGTTAATAAATGCTAAAGATATTGCAGCAATACCTGTAGGTGGTGTTGACCAGATATTACAGGGTAAAGCAGCCGGCGTAGCAGTAACGCAAAACACGGGCGCCCCCGGCGATGGTATCAGCGTTATCATCCGCGGTGTTGGAACCATTAATGGTATCTCGCCGCTGTATGTTATTGATGGTGTGCCCACGCAGGACGGCATCAACGAGATCTCGCCAAATGATATCGAAAGCATCAACGTATTAAAGGATGCTTCATCGGCGGCTATTTATGGTGCAAGGGCAGCGGGTGGCGTGGTGATCATCACCACTAAAAGAGGTAAGGCCGGAAAAACGCAGATCAGTTTTAGCGCTTATACCGGTGTGCAAACCGCTCAGAATTTAATAAAAATGGCCAATAATACGCAATATGTACAAGCGTATAATACCGCTGCAACTAATGATAACAGGCCCCTGATATCTGATAGCCTGGCCCGTACATTATCAAATGTAAACTGGTTGAAAGAAATTTTGAAGCCGGCGCAGATCAGCAACGCTAACCTCTCTATGAGCGGCGGCAATGAAACCTCTCAATATATTTTATCAGCCAACTATTTTAGCCAGGACGGATTGATCCAAAACTCATCATACAACAGGTTTAACCTGCGCACTGCTATAAGCAGTACGCCATCAAAATATGTTAAACTGGGTACAAACATTAATCTGTCCTATTCCAAAACAAGGACGGTTGGTACATCGGGCGATGGTTATGAAGGGGCTGCCAGTGTTGTACGGTATGCTTTGTTCCGTACGCCGGGTACCCCCGTTTACAATGCAAACGGGCAATATGTGGATCTGCCGCAACAAAATGCCACTTTAGGTAATTTCCTGGGCGATGGCGTAAACCCTGTAGCTTTGGCCAATGCTACCAATGACAATACTTACGGCTATACCATTTTAGGTGATGCCTATGCAGAGGTTGACCCGATTAAAGGTTTAAAAATAAAGTCGGATGTTGGGTTAAACTGGATCCAGACCGATAACAAACAATTTTTTGAAACATTTGGCATTGATCGTTTTTTCAATTCGCCAAACGCGCTTTCTCAATCAAATGCGCAGAATTTAAACTACAACTGGACAAATACGGCAACCTATGATCTTGCTTTAGGGAAAAGTACTTTTAAGTTTTTAGCAGGAACTGAACTGATTAAACAAGATCAGCAGGGGATGTCCGCCTCACGCACCGGTTATGTTAATCAGACAGCTAATTTTCAGTACCTGGATAACGGTACGGCAGCAAGCCAGCAAAATGGTGGCAATGAAGCACATTTGGCAATGTTCTCGCTTTTTGGCCGTGTGGATTATCAATATGATAATAAATATTTGGCCAGCGCAAATTTCCGGAGGGATGGCTCTTCTCAGCTCGACCCAACATCCCGTTATGAGAATTTTTATTCAGGATCATTGGGATGGCGGATTGACAGGGAGGATTTTATGAAGGACGTTAAACCTATTTCTACCCTCAAACTGCGTGCAAGCGTTGGTCAGTTAGGTAATTCAGGTATCGGTAATTATCCATACACTTCCACCTTTGGCACCAGCGGATACTATCCTTTTGGAGGAACAACCAACCAGGGAATCAGCATAACATCTTTAGGTAATCCAAATGTGCGCTGGGAAACAAGTACCCAGGAAGACGTAGGTTTAGATATCGGCTTTTTCCAGAACGCGCTGATGTTAACAGCCGACTATTATGTAAAAAACACCACCAATATGTTAATACCGCTACCTGAACCAAGCAGCGGCGGCGGGCAACAGCCCTTTGGCGTAGGCGAACCTGAAGTTAACGCAGGAAGTGTACGTAACAGCGGCCTTGAACTGGAACTGAGCTATAAAAAAGTAGTGAATAACAACTGGAGTTATGGTTTGACCGGTAATTTTGCTACCCTTAAAAACGAAGTAACCTCCCTTGCGGGTGGCACACCAATCCCGGGCGGACGGATTGATAATAACTATTTCGGAACATTGACCGAAGTGGGGCAGCCCATTGGCTCGTTTTACCTGTTGCAGCAGGAAGGTATTTTTCAAAATGCACAGCAGGTATTTACGCATGCCTACCAGGGCCCGGGCATCAGGCCGGGTGACGTGATGTATAAAGATATAAACGGCGACGGTGTTATTAATGATAAAGACCGCAGCTTTGTAGGCAGCCCGATACCTAAGTTTACTTATGGCCTTACTGCCAATGTTACCTATAAAAACTTCGACCTGAGCGCATTCTTCCAGGGCGTGTATGGTAATAAAATTTATAACCAGGTACTTACTGATATTGAAGGCTTTTATCGCCCTTTTAATATTACGCAACGTATCGCTGAAAATGCATGGACCGGCCCCGGATCAACCAATACTTATCCGCTGTTGTCATGGACCGATGGTTCAAATAACAAAATGCCATCTACCCGTTTTCTTGAAAGCGGATCGTATTTGCGGCTTAAGAATGTGCAGCTGGGATATAAGCTTGGCGCCAATACCTTAAAAAGCATTGGTTTATCAGCGGTGAGGGTATATGTAAGCGGTCAAAACCTGTTAACATTTACCAAATACAGTGGCCTTGACCCTGAGCAATATCAAAATAACGACAATGCGGCGGATGGCCCAAGGGCGGTTGGTATCGATTGGGGAACTTATCCATCGGCACGTACAATAACTGTTGGTGTTAACGCTAATTTCTAA
- a CDS encoding glycoside hydrolase family 130 protein, with protein MKKILTKLSGFVACLLFFNFSVAQTSNHNVLPKWAFGGFARPAGINPIISPDLNAAFLDPMSNKMKKWEANYTFNPAATVKNHKIVVLYRSEDLTGVEIGTRTSRIGYAESSDGLSFKRNTKPVLYPGNDSQKEFEWPGGCEDPRVAVTENGTYVMFYTQWNRKVPRLGVATSKDLITWVKYGPIFRKSYKGKFADIPNKSASILTKLAGDKQVIARINGRYWMYWGEQHVYAATSTNLVDWKPEVDKNGELKQLFSPRAGYFDSDLTECGPPAIMTKKGIILFYNGKNHPGNGGDKRFNGNSYCAGQALLSLSDPSKLITRLDVPFLRPMEPFEKSGQYVNGTVFIEGLVYFQKKWFLYYGCADSRVGVAVFDPNKPAPPDPIPVL; from the coding sequence ATGAAGAAGATACTTACTAAACTATCAGGATTTGTAGCCTGTCTGCTGTTTTTTAACTTTTCTGTCGCACAAACAAGCAATCATAATGTTCTTCCCAAATGGGCATTTGGTGGCTTTGCCAGGCCGGCCGGTATTAACCCGATTATCTCGCCGGATTTAAATGCGGCGTTTTTAGATCCCATGTCGAACAAAATGAAAAAATGGGAAGCTAATTATACTTTTAACCCTGCTGCCACTGTTAAAAACCACAAGATTGTGGTGCTTTACCGTTCAGAAGACCTGACCGGCGTTGAGATCGGCACCCGCACCTCACGCATCGGTTATGCCGAAAGCAGCGATGGCCTTAGTTTTAAACGAAACACCAAGCCGGTGCTGTACCCGGGAAATGACAGCCAGAAAGAATTTGAATGGCCCGGCGGCTGCGAGGACCCCCGCGTTGCTGTAACCGAAAACGGTACCTATGTGATGTTTTATACCCAATGGAACCGTAAAGTTCCGCGCCTGGGCGTGGCTACCTCAAAAGACCTGATCACCTGGGTAAAATATGGTCCTATTTTCAGGAAATCTTATAAAGGCAAATTTGCTGATATTCCCAATAAATCTGCTTCCATACTCACTAAACTGGCGGGTGATAAACAGGTTATCGCCAGGATAAATGGCAGATACTGGATGTATTGGGGCGAGCAGCATGTTTATGCAGCCACTTCAACGAATTTGGTTGACTGGAAACCGGAAGTAGACAAAAATGGCGAACTCAAACAGTTGTTTTCTCCGCGCGCGGGCTATTTTGACAGTGACCTTACCGAGTGCGGGCCGCCGGCAATCATGACTAAAAAAGGCATCATCTTATTTTATAACGGCAAAAACCATCCCGGCAATGGCGGGGATAAACGTTTTAATGGCAATTCATACTGCGCCGGGCAGGCATTATTATCATTGTCTGATCCTTCGAAGCTGATAACCCGTTTGGATGTTCCGTTCCTGCGCCCCATGGAACCGTTTGAAAAAAGCGGCCAATATGTAAACGGAACAGTTTTTATTGAAGGATTGGTTTATTTTCAAAAAAAATGGTTCCTCTACTATGGTTGTGCTGACTCAAGGGTAGGGGTAGCTGTTTTTGATCCCAATAAACCGGCGCCTCCTGACCCAATACCAGTTTTATAG
- a CDS encoding sugar MFS transporter: MMQKAAFIEKKFVVNFIFVTSLFLMWGLLHSMSDVLNKYFQGALNVSKSQSGLIQFSVFGAYAVMSYPAGYFLKKFGYKPGVLLGLSLFAMGTFLFIPAANAASFTFFRIALFVMGCGMATLETVAHPFAAALGDQRTSDRRINFSQSFNALGATAGPLIASWFLFRVTTGNAHDLDAAKYLYVSIGGVLVLLIMAFLFLRVPVLNDPHVAVAEIDPEAINVDTAPEKKLYQHKHFVWATVAQFFNVAAQAGTWAFFINYASSIMHFSNMSASRYFSIFMAMMMLGRFTGTYLMKFIAPNKLLAFFAMGSILMCIIVAQGLGWPSFIALMMINFFFSIMFPTIFSLGLKNLGSHTQQASSFISMGVVGGAVFPLIMGQVANHDVAKAYYLPIVCYVVIFLFGYKFYKVKH, from the coding sequence ATCATGCAAAAAGCAGCATTTATCGAAAAAAAGTTTGTTGTCAACTTTATTTTTGTAACCTCCCTCTTTTTAATGTGGGGATTATTGCATTCAATGAGCGATGTGCTCAACAAGTATTTCCAGGGGGCGTTAAACGTTTCAAAATCACAATCGGGGCTTATCCAGTTTTCAGTTTTCGGTGCTTACGCTGTGATGAGCTACCCTGCCGGGTATTTTCTAAAGAAATTTGGCTATAAACCCGGCGTTCTTCTTGGCTTGTCACTATTCGCCATGGGTACATTCCTTTTTATTCCGGCAGCCAATGCAGCCTCTTTTACCTTTTTCAGGATTGCCTTGTTTGTGATGGGCTGCGGTATGGCCACCCTGGAAACAGTGGCCCACCCTTTTGCGGCGGCCCTGGGTGATCAGCGTACCAGCGACCGGCGGATAAATTTCTCGCAATCGTTTAATGCGTTAGGCGCTACTGCCGGACCGTTGATTGCTTCGTGGTTCCTTTTTCGCGTAACTACAGGAAACGCGCACGACCTGGATGCGGCTAAATACCTGTATGTCAGTATCGGTGGTGTATTGGTTTTACTTATTATGGCCTTTTTATTTCTCAGGGTGCCGGTATTAAATGACCCGCACGTCGCTGTAGCTGAGATAGATCCCGAGGCTATTAATGTCGACACTGCTCCCGAAAAAAAGCTGTACCAGCACAAGCATTTTGTTTGGGCAACGGTGGCCCAGTTTTTTAATGTGGCCGCGCAGGCCGGCACATGGGCATTTTTTATCAATTACGCCTCGTCAATAATGCATTTTAGCAATATGTCGGCATCGAGGTATTTCAGCATTTTTATGGCGATGATGATGCTGGGGCGTTTCACCGGAACCTACCTGATGAAATTTATTGCCCCCAATAAGTTGCTGGCGTTTTTTGCAATGGGCAGTATCCTTATGTGTATCATCGTAGCGCAGGGCCTGGGCTGGCCGTCATTTATTGCGCTAATGATGATCAACTTTTTCTTTAGTATCATGTTCCCGACAATTTTTAGCCTCGGCTTAAAAAACCTGGGATCTCACACCCAGCAGGCATCCTCTTTTATATCAATGGGTGTTGTTGGCGGGGCCGTCTTTCCGCTGATAATGGGACAGGTTGCTAATCACGATGTTGCAAAAGCTTATTATTTGCCGATAGTTTGTTATGTTGTTATCTTTTTATTCGGCTATAAGTTTTATAAGGTAAAACATTAA